TCCGTACCCTGACCACCACCACCATGTCCCCCAAGGAAATCCATCAACTCGGGCTCGATCAGGTTGCCAGGATCGAGGGCGAAATGGGCGAGATCGCTCATAAGCTCGGCTTTGCCGACCTTGCAGCCCTGCGCGCTTCGGTAGCGAAGGATCCCAAGCTCTACGCAACGTCGCGCGAGCAGATCATCGATCTGTACTGCAAGTATATCGCGCAGATGGAGCCCGCCCTTACCCGCGATTTCGACAAGATCCCGACCACGAAGCTGGAAGTACGCCCCGTCGAGCGCTATCGCGAGGCTGAGGCTGCCGGTGCCGAATACCATCAGGGAACGCCCGATGGTTCACGCCCCGGCATCGTGTTCGTCAACACCGGCGATTTCGCCAAGCGCGATATCTACACGATCGAGGATACCGCCTATCATGAGGGTGTTCCGGGTCATCACTTCCAGATCTCCACCGCTCAATCCCTGCCGCTGCCGCCTTTTCGCCAGCAGGGCTCCTATAACGCCTATATCGAGGGCTGGGCGCTGTACGCCGAGGGTCTCGGCAAGGAGCTGGGCTTTTACAAGGATCTCTACAGCGATTATGGCCGCCTGAATGGCGAGCTGCTGCGTGCTGATCGTCTGGTGCTTGATACCGGTGTGCATGACCTGCACTGGACCCGCGCCCAGATGCTGGAATTCTTCCATGCCCATCCGCCCACCAGCGAGCCGGACATGCAGGCCGAGACCGACCGTTACATTGCCTGGCCCGGTCAGGCACTGGGTTACATGCTGGGCCAGCAGACCATTCTCCGTCTGCGCGAAAAGGCAAAGACTGTACTGGGACCGAAATTCGACATCCGCAAGTTCCACGATGTCGTTCTCTCTGGTGGTGCCCTGCCGCTCAACCTCCTTGCCGACCGGGTGGATGCCTGGATCAAGACAGTGAAGAGCGAAAAGTAAGACCTGGGAGGCGCGGGCACTCGCCTCGATAGTGGATGGTCGTTCTTGTAAGAGCGACGCTGGACGAGCAGGGATGAGGGCAGGGTAGAGCCTTGCCCTCATTCCTGAATGCTTTGATCCGTAGGGCTGCTTTCAAAAAAAGGATCTTTCGGGATTTCTGTCGTTTCCAGAAGGGCGGGAAACGGGCAGGATCGGGAGGATATGTCTTTGACTGCTCCTTCCCCCGCCAAGAGATCTCCTGATGCATCAACGGTTCAGGATTCGGAACCTGCGGTTAATCTGAAGGCCACCCGACCCGCGCGTTTCGTTCATGGCAGCATCATGCGCCATGTCATCGTGATGGCGGGCACAGGGGCTATCGGACTGATGGCCGTCTTTGCGGTCGATCTGCTCAATTTCTGGTATATCTCGCATCTGCATGACCCGGCCCTGACTGCGGCAATCGGTTTTGCCGCTGCGCTGGGCTATGTTCAGGTGGCGGTGTCGATTGGCATGACTATCGGGCTGGGGGCAGTCATTGGCCGTCTCATCGGCGCGCGCCGGATCATCAGGGCGCGGCGGTTTGCCTCGGCGTTCATGGTCGTCATGATCGCGGTGACGGCCGTGCTGGGCTGTCTGACAGCGGTTTTCGCCTCGGCGTTTCTGGCCCTGCTGGGTGCACGCGGGGAGGCTTTGGCGCAGGCAACCGGATTCCTGCATCTGGTTTCACCATTCCTGCCCCTGGTCTGTTACGGCATGGCGCAATCGGCGTTGCTGCGCTGCGTGGGGGATGCCCGTCGCTCCATGCAGGTGACGCTGGTGGGCGCTTTTGTCTCGGCGATTCTCGACCCTATTCTGATTTTCGGGTTCCATATGGGGCTGACCGGGGCGGCGATCAGCACAATTCTCTCTCGCAGCGCCGTGGTGCTGTTTGGCTTCGTTAGCCTGCGTGAGCACCGTATGCTCGAATGGCCACGCCTATGGGCCATTGCTCCTGCAACGCGTCAGATCGGTGCTGTGGCCTTGCCTGCCATTGCGACAAATCTGGCAACCCCTGTTGGCGGATTGTTCACCACCCATTTCATGTCCGGGTTCGGGCTGGAGGCAATCTCCGGGCAGGCGACGATCGATCGTATCGTGCCGGTCGCCTTCGCTTTCGTGTTTGCCCTGACCGGATCGGTCGGGCCGATCATGTCGCAGAACCTGGGGGCAGGGAAAAAAGACCGGGTGCGCGAGACGCTTTATGCCTCGCTCAAGCTGACCGGACTTTGTGTTCTGCTCACCTGGGCCATTCTGGCTGCATTTCATACCCCTATCCTGCACCTGTTCGCCTCCAAGGGGGTAGCGATCCGGATTGTCACGCTGTTCTGCTGCTGGCTGGTGGCGAGTTACTTTTTTGTGGGGCTGCTGTTCGTCTCGAATACGGCCTTCAATAATCTGGGTCATCCGCTCTATTCGACCGCGTTCAATTGGGGCCGGGCGACACTGGGAACGATCCCGTTTGTCTGGATCGGATCGCATTATGGTCCGATCGGTATTCTGGTCGGGCAGTCGCTGGGCGTGGTTCTGTTTGGCAGCTTTGCTGCGCTGACCGCCTTCAGGGTGATCAAAAGGATATGAATGCCGAATGGCCATCACGCGCTGTTGACCTCCGCGGGGGTAACTTCACGCGGGTTATTTCGATTGCCACAAGCGAGAAGTGGAGACGATCCCAGCAAGGATGATCCAAGACTAAAGTATTGGAGTTATTAATTGCAAAGAAAATCAATAAAAATCATATGATCACCCATATATTGATTTATAAAACACAGGTAAATTCAGATATAATTCATCATACAAATATATAGATACAAATTTTATAAATAAATATGTTATATTTCTAAATATATAAGAATGTTTATTTGAATATATATTTCCTCATGACTTATGGCATACATTTGTTATAGATAAGCAATATGATGCCACTCTAGCGCATTTTGTTATATATATCATCTTTCCACACTGCCCCCTCAGATTGTAATCAGTAACCCTCGGCGTGGGGCAGATTGGCCCGAATGCTGCCTGTATTGAATGCTGTGACTGAGAGTAGCAATGCGTATATTATTGACAGGTGGGTGTGGTTTTATCGGATCTGCCGTGGTCAGGCATCTGATCCGTCAGACCTCACATGAAGTCCTCAACGTGGATTGCATGACCTATGCGGCCTCGGAAGAGACCGTGGGCGAGGTCGCGGCGGACCCGCGTTATCGTCATGCGGCTGTCAATATCGTCAATGGTGTCGAGCTTCAGAAGCTGTTTGACGAGTATCGTCCTGATGCCGTCATGCATCTGGCAGCCGAAAGCCATGTCGATCGCTCCATCGACGGACCTGGCGTGTTTGTCGAGACGAACGTAACGGGCACCTATGCGCTGCTCGAGGCTGCCCGTCGCTACTGGCAGACCCTTGATGCCGCAGGGCAGAAGGCCTTTCGCTTTCATCACATCTCGACCGACGAAGTCTTTGGGCATCTCGAGCTCGATGATCCGCCGTTCACCGAGACGACCCCCTACGATCCGCGCAGCCCGTATTCGGCATCCAAGGCTGCTTCGGACCATCTCGTGCGCGCATGGTATCACACCTATGGGCTGCCGACCTTCGTGACGAACACCACGAATAACTACGGCGTCTGGCATTTTCCCGAGAAGCTCATCCCGCTGGTGACGATCAACGCGCTCGAGGGCAAGGAATTGCCCGTCTATGGCAAGGGCGAGAACATTCGTGACTGGTTGTTTGTCGAGGATCACGCTGAGGCACTGGTCAAGGCCGTCGAACAGGGCCAGCCAGGCGAGACCTATGCCATTGGTGCCCGTCAGCCGCGCACCAATCTCGATGTCGTCAAAACCATCTGCGCCGTACTCGACGAGCTGTCGCCCGATCCGGCAGGTCCGCGCGAGCGTCTGATCCGTTTTGTGACGGATCGACCCGGCCATGATTTCCGCTACGAGATCGACCCCAGCCACGCCGAGAAGGCTCTGGACTGGAAGGCCAAGCACGATTTCGAAACGGGTATCCGCCGCACGGTTCAATGGTACCTTGATAACCGCAACTGGTGGGAAGGCATTCGCGCCCGCCGCTACACCGGACAGAGACTGGGAACAAAAGCATGAACGCCATCGCTGCATCCAAGCCGATGAAGGGCATTCTTCTGGCCGGTGGATCGGGCACGCGCCTGCATCCCATGACGCTGGCGACCTCGAAGCAGCTCCTGCCGGTTTATGACAAGCCGATGATCTATTATCCGCTGACCACGCTCATGCTGGCTGGCATTCAGGATATCATGATCATCTCCACGCCCCATGACCTGCCGCAGTTCAAGCGCCTGCTTGGCGATGGGTCGCAGTTCGGCGTGCGTTTCGAGTATCGCGAGCAACCCTCTCCGGACGGTCTGGCCCAGGCCTTCCTCATTGCAGAAGACTGGATCGACGGCTCGCCCTGCGCTCTGGCGCTGGGTGACAACCTGATCTTTGCTGATCATCTGGGTGTGCTGCTGCGTGCGGCGGCGTCTCGCCCCGAAGGGGCGACGGTTTTCGCCTATCAGGTGCGCGACCCCGAGCGTTATGGCGTGGTCAGCTTCGATGAGAGCGGCCGTGCCCTCGGCATTGTCGAGAAGCCTACTGAACCTGAGTCGAACTGGGCTGTGACCGGTCTCTATTTCTACGACCATCGCGTTGTGGAATTCGCCAAGAAGGTCAAGCCGAGCCCGCGCGGTGAACTCGAGATTACCGATCTGAACCAGATGTATCTGGAAGAAGGCACATTGCAGGTCGATCGTCTGGGTCGTGGCTGTGCATGGCTTGATGCCGGAATGCCGGACAGCCTGATGCAGGCAGGTCTGTTCGTTCAGACAATCCAGTCCCGTCAGGGCATGCTGGTTGGCTCACCGACCGAAGTCGCCTATCGCATGGGCTTCATCGATCGCGAACAGCTCCTGATCCAGGGCAACGCGAAGAAGAAGACCGAGCTAGGCCGTATGCTGCTTGAGCTGGCAAACCAGTCTCATTCAGGCCGCAACTAGGAGCAGGTTCATGAAAGTCGAACGTCTCGCCATTCCTGACGTCATCCTCGTCACGCCGCAGCGCTTCAGCGATTCACGCGGGTTCTTCTCGGAAACCTACAACCATCAGAAGATGGTCGAGGCCGGGATCGACCTGACTTTCGTACAGGACAATCAGAGCCTTTCCGTTCAGAAGGGCGTCGTGCGCGGCCTGCATTGCCAGGTTGCGCCTTATGTTCAGGGCAAGCTCGTGCGTTGCACCAAGGGCGCGATCTGGGACGTGGCAATTGATGCCCGCACCGGCTCGCCCACCTACGGCAAGTGGGTTGCAGCGGAATTGTCAGAGGAAAACTGGTCGCAGCTCTGGGTGCCGCCGGGCTTCCTGCATGGGTTCGTGACCCTGCAGGAAAACACCGAGGTTCAGTACAAGTGCACGTCGCTTTACGACAAGGCGTCGGAACGCGCGGTTATCTGGAACTGCCCGCATCTGGGCATTGACTGGCCAATCAGCGCAGATGAGGTTGTTCTGTCCGACAAGGATCAGGTTGCGCCCCATTTCACTGAAGCCAAGGGATGGTTCCAGTATTCATGAGCACGGCATCTAGAAAAACGATCCTTGTCACGGGTGGGCAAGGTCAGCTCGCTACGTCGCTGAAGACCCTTGGCGGAGATCGTGTGATCGTTGTCGGTCGTCCCGAATTCGATCTCGCCAACCCGGAGACCATGGCAGCGACGCTGGCGCGTTACACGCCCGCTCTGGTGGTGAATGCGGCCGCCTGGACGGCTGTGGATCTGGCGGAAAGCGAGATCGCGGGCGCAGAAGCTGCCAACGAGACCGGTCCGGCTGAGCTGGCACGTCTCTGCGCGGCGCAGGACATGCCGCTCATTCATGTCTCGACCGATTATGTGTATGCCGGTGACAAGGGCTCGCCCTATGTCGAAACCGACCCTGTCACGCCACAGACGGTTTACGGTCGCACCAAGGCGGCAGGTGAGCAGGCCGTGCTGAAGGCGCAGCCGAAGAGCGTGATCCTGCGTACGGCCTGGGTTTATTCCGGGCATTGCAAGAACTTCGTGCGGACCATGGTCAATGCCGGGGCGAAGAACACGCATCTGAAGGTTGTGGGCGATCAGTATGGTTGCCCCACCAATGCCGATGATCTGGCCAACGCCATTCTGGGCATTGCGGACCAGATCAAGGCCGGTTGGCAGGACAGGTTTGCCGGCATCTATCATGCCTGTGGCACAGGTGAGACAAGCTGGCACGGACTGGCGGTGGCTGCTCTTGAAGAGGCCGTGCGTCATGGTCAGACCATGCCGGTCGAGGTGACCGCCATCCGTACGCAGGACTGGCCTACCCCGGCCAAGCGCCCGCAGGATTCACGCCTTGATTGCAGCAAGCTCGAACAGGTCTTTGGTATCCGCCTGCCTGACTGGCGCGATGGCGTTGCCCGCGCTGTGGACGAGCATTTTGCGGCGCAGTCGGCCTGAGCGTGGCGCGGGACAATAGTGTTCTGACCTCACCACCGCATCTTTATGCGGTGGGGGGGCGTGATACGGAGCGGGCGGCCTCGGTGCCGCCCGTTGCGATTCTGTTGTCCGTCTATAATGGTGAGGCGTTTCTCAACCAGCAACTCGACAGCTTTCTGGCACAGACAGAAAGCAACTGGTGCCTCTACTGGCGTGACGATGGCTCTCAAGATGCCTCACGCGCCATCATGCTCTCCTTTCAGGAGCATCGTGGTCAGGGGCGCTGCATTGAGATTGACGTTGAACCCGGCAATATCGGCGTTGCCCTTTCCTACGCGCTTCTGCTTGATGCGGCACCTCCGGATGCGCTGATCGCATTTGCAGATCAGGACGACGTCTGGGTTCCCGAGAAACTGCAATGGGGCCGTCAGGCCCTAAGCGGCTGCGAGGGGCCTGCCCTTTATTGTGCGCGCCAGTTTCTGACCGATGAGTCTCTTACGGTTTTGGGACCTTCGCTACCGCTTCGCCGTCAGCCTGATTTTCGTACGGCTCTCATCCAGAATCTGGCCACGGGCCATACTGTCCTGCTCAACCCTGCGGCGGCTGCGCTGATACGTTCCACCCTGCCACCCAAAGGCATACTCCATGACTGGTGGAGCTACGCCCTCGTTCTGGGTATGGGAGGACAATTCATCTTCGATGAGCGCTGTGTGGCGCTTTACCGGCAGCATCGTCGCAATGCAGTCGGGGTCGAACGCTCAATCCTGACTCGTGGCCTGCGTGCCATTCGGCGCGGCCCCACATCGTTCATGGCTCTTCATGTCGCGCTGATGACGCACCTTCTGCAACCCGATCTCTCGGTACATCTCAAGCCGGAATCACGGGCATTTCTTCTGCGTTTGCGCGAGGCGCTGGGCGGCGGCATCAGGGAGCGACTGCGTTTTTTGATCAGGGAACGCGGCTTTGTGCGCCAGCGTATGGCCGAGACGTGGCTGTTCCGGCTGTGGTTCCTGCTTTACGGCAATTCCAGTCCGAAAGCCTGACAGCTCTCGCGTATGAAACCAGGAGGGGTTGCCCGCGCACTCACCTGATCATCACGCAAAGACAGATCGAGCGAGCGGCTCATGAGGTGCAGGGCACCCTGTCCGCCGCCATAGCGTTCATCACCCAGAATGGGGCAACCCAGCAGCGCACAATGGACGCGCGCCTGGTGAGTACGCCCTGTCAGCAGGGTCAGTTCAAGAAGGGCATGCGTCCTGCCACGGGACAGAACCCGCCATGAGGTGCGGGCGCTTTGTCCTTCGGGGTATGTTTCCATATGCCAGCCAGCCTGCGTACTCACCTTGCGCAGGGGAGCGTCGATCAGACCTTCATTCTCCGTCGGACCGCGATGGACGACCGCCCAGTAGGTCTTGCGGACGTTGCCTGAGGCAAAGAGCGCCTGTGCCTCCACAAGGGCCTGCTTGCGCAGGGCAATCATCAGACAGCCGGAGGTGTCTGTATCGAGGCGGTGAACCAGCCACGGGCCATCCTTGCGACGCGACAGCAGGGGAAAAAGCGCCTCGACAGAATGGCGTGCCTTGGGCCCTGGATGGACCGGAAGCCCGGCAGGTTTGTCGATCACGACCAGGCGCGGGCTCTCATAAAGAACCGGATAGGGAAAGCGGTCGCTTATCGCATGGTCGGTCATCGGGCGGTCAGGCATTGGGGCGGTCAGTCATCGTACAGGCTGGGCATGAGACGGTGTCAGGGCAGGGGAGGGGGGTCAGTCCTCGTCGCGCTGACGGCGGGCAAGGACTTCGCGCTTGCCCACATGATTGGTAGCGCTCACGATCCCTTCCTTCTCCATCTGCTCGATGATCTTGGCCGCGCGATTATAGCCGATCGACAGATGACGCTGAATGAATGAGGTCGAGGCCTTGCCCTCACGCGTTACCAGATCGACAGCCTGATCGAACAGGCTGGATTCGGCATCGTAATTGCCGCCACCCATACCGTTTCCGCTCGACGAGGTGCTTCCACCTTCATCCTCGAGGCTGGAGATCACCTCGTCGTTATAGACAGGCTCGCCCTTGCTGCGCAGATCGGCCACCACATCCTCGACCTCGCTATCGGCCACGAAAGGTCCATGCACGCGGGTGATACGGGCCGCGCCCTGCATGTAGAGCATGTCGCCCTGGCCCAGAAGCTGCTCGGCACCCTGTTCACCCAGAATGGTGCGGCTGTCGAATTTGCTGATCACCTGGAAGGAGATACGCGTCGGGAAATTGGCCTTGATGGTACCGGTAATCACATCGACCGAGGGGCGCTGCGTGGCCATGATCACATGGATGCCGGCCGCGCGGGCCTTCTGCGCCAGACGCTGCACCGCGGCTTCGATTTCCTTGCCTGCCACCATCATCAGATCGGCCATTTCGTCGATCACCACCACGATATGCGGCATCGTCTCGAGTGCAAGCTGCTGTTCGTCGAAAACCGGCTGGCCGGTTTCGGGGTCGAAACCGGTCTGCACGCGACGCGTCACCAGTTCTCCCGTCGAGCGGACCTGACGCACACGCTGGTTATAGCCCGTGATGTTGCGCACCTGCAGATGCGCCAT
The sequence above is drawn from the Asaia bogorensis NBRC 16594 genome and encodes:
- a CDS encoding DUF885 domain-containing protein yields the protein MRFPRSSRLALMGLGCLLASTTALAAPTAPSDNKAAAAFDRLLDEEWQYELKDAPEMATSIGDYRYNDRWSDLSLAHIKGSVPVLTGFLKKFEAIAPASLDDQRQISRAMIIQQIQDTLEGIRLKTYEMPIDQMNGAQLEYPGFVSSIPFDTTKQYEDYLARLRAIPKAIDQVIALARLGEKDGLMPPRFLLEKAEQQVEQIAAPAGEKSPFGEPVTKFPAAVPAADQARLRKAILTAIDHDVRPAYQRLATFMKQGYTAHGRAQDGVWALPGGDALYRYDIRTLTTTTMSPKEIHQLGLDQVARIEGEMGEIAHKLGFADLAALRASVAKDPKLYATSREQIIDLYCKYIAQMEPALTRDFDKIPTTKLEVRPVERYREAEAAGAEYHQGTPDGSRPGIVFVNTGDFAKRDIYTIEDTAYHEGVPGHHFQISTAQSLPLPPFRQQGSYNAYIEGWALYAEGLGKELGFYKDLYSDYGRLNGELLRADRLVLDTGVHDLHWTRAQMLEFFHAHPPTSEPDMQAETDRYIAWPGQALGYMLGQQTILRLREKAKTVLGPKFDIRKFHDVVLSGGALPLNLLADRVDAWIKTVKSEK
- a CDS encoding MATE family efflux transporter gives rise to the protein MRHVIVMAGTGAIGLMAVFAVDLLNFWYISHLHDPALTAAIGFAAALGYVQVAVSIGMTIGLGAVIGRLIGARRIIRARRFASAFMVVMIAVTAVLGCLTAVFASAFLALLGARGEALAQATGFLHLVSPFLPLVCYGMAQSALLRCVGDARRSMQVTLVGAFVSAILDPILIFGFHMGLTGAAISTILSRSAVVLFGFVSLREHRMLEWPRLWAIAPATRQIGAVALPAIATNLATPVGGLFTTHFMSGFGLEAISGQATIDRIVPVAFAFVFALTGSVGPIMSQNLGAGKKDRVRETLYASLKLTGLCVLLTWAILAAFHTPILHLFASKGVAIRIVTLFCCWLVASYFFVGLLFVSNTAFNNLGHPLYSTAFNWGRATLGTIPFVWIGSHYGPIGILVGQSLGVVLFGSFAALTAFRVIKRI
- the rfbB gene encoding dTDP-glucose 4,6-dehydratase, coding for MRILLTGGCGFIGSAVVRHLIRQTSHEVLNVDCMTYAASEETVGEVAADPRYRHAAVNIVNGVELQKLFDEYRPDAVMHLAAESHVDRSIDGPGVFVETNVTGTYALLEAARRYWQTLDAAGQKAFRFHHISTDEVFGHLELDDPPFTETTPYDPRSPYSASKAASDHLVRAWYHTYGLPTFVTNTTNNYGVWHFPEKLIPLVTINALEGKELPVYGKGENIRDWLFVEDHAEALVKAVEQGQPGETYAIGARQPRTNLDVVKTICAVLDELSPDPAGPRERLIRFVTDRPGHDFRYEIDPSHAEKALDWKAKHDFETGIRRTVQWYLDNRNWWEGIRARRYTGQRLGTKA
- the rfbA gene encoding glucose-1-phosphate thymidylyltransferase RfbA, giving the protein MNAIAASKPMKGILLAGGSGTRLHPMTLATSKQLLPVYDKPMIYYPLTTLMLAGIQDIMIISTPHDLPQFKRLLGDGSQFGVRFEYREQPSPDGLAQAFLIAEDWIDGSPCALALGDNLIFADHLGVLLRAAASRPEGATVFAYQVRDPERYGVVSFDESGRALGIVEKPTEPESNWAVTGLYFYDHRVVEFAKKVKPSPRGELEITDLNQMYLEEGTLQVDRLGRGCAWLDAGMPDSLMQAGLFVQTIQSRQGMLVGSPTEVAYRMGFIDREQLLIQGNAKKKTELGRMLLELANQSHSGRN
- the rfbC gene encoding dTDP-4-dehydrorhamnose 3,5-epimerase, encoding MKVERLAIPDVILVTPQRFSDSRGFFSETYNHQKMVEAGIDLTFVQDNQSLSVQKGVVRGLHCQVAPYVQGKLVRCTKGAIWDVAIDARTGSPTYGKWVAAELSEENWSQLWVPPGFLHGFVTLQENTEVQYKCTSLYDKASERAVIWNCPHLGIDWPISADEVVLSDKDQVAPHFTEAKGWFQYS
- the rfbD gene encoding dTDP-4-dehydrorhamnose reductase, with the protein product MSTASRKTILVTGGQGQLATSLKTLGGDRVIVVGRPEFDLANPETMAATLARYTPALVVNAAAWTAVDLAESEIAGAEAANETGPAELARLCAAQDMPLIHVSTDYVYAGDKGSPYVETDPVTPQTVYGRTKAAGEQAVLKAQPKSVILRTAWVYSGHCKNFVRTMVNAGAKNTHLKVVGDQYGCPTNADDLANAILGIADQIKAGWQDRFAGIYHACGTGETSWHGLAVAALEEAVRHGQTMPVEVTAIRTQDWPTPAKRPQDSRLDCSKLEQVFGIRLPDWRDGVARAVDEHFAAQSA
- a CDS encoding glycosyltransferase, with translation MARDNSVLTSPPHLYAVGGRDTERAASVPPVAILLSVYNGEAFLNQQLDSFLAQTESNWCLYWRDDGSQDASRAIMLSFQEHRGQGRCIEIDVEPGNIGVALSYALLLDAAPPDALIAFADQDDVWVPEKLQWGRQALSGCEGPALYCARQFLTDESLTVLGPSLPLRRQPDFRTALIQNLATGHTVLLNPAAAALIRSTLPPKGILHDWWSYALVLGMGGQFIFDERCVALYRQHRRNAVGVERSILTRGLRAIRRGPTSFMALHVALMTHLLQPDLSVHLKPESRAFLLRLREALGGGIRERLRFLIRERGFVRQRMAETWLFRLWFLLYGNSSPKA
- a CDS encoding RluA family pseudouridine synthase; its protein translation is MPDRPMTDHAISDRFPYPVLYESPRLVVIDKPAGLPVHPGPKARHSVEALFPLLSRRKDGPWLVHRLDTDTSGCLMIALRKQALVEAQALFASGNVRKTYWAVVHRGPTENEGLIDAPLRKVSTQAGWHMETYPEGQSARTSWRVLSRGRTHALLELTLLTGRTHQARVHCALLGCPILGDERYGGGQGALHLMSRSLDLSLRDDQVSARATPPGFIRESCQAFGLELP